The Setaria viridis chromosome 6, Setaria_viridis_v4.0, whole genome shotgun sequence genome contains a region encoding:
- the LOC117862131 gene encoding sorbitol dehydrogenase — translation MGKGCQGSGVAAAGEVEENMAAWLVAKNTLKIMPFKLPPLGPHDVRVRMKAVGICGSDVHYLREMRIAHFVVKEPMVIGHECAGVIEEVGAGVKHLSAGDRVALEPGVSCWRCRHCRGGRYNLCEDMKFFATPPVHGSLAHQIVHPADLCFKLPDSVSLEEGAMCEPLSVGVHACRRAGVGPETAVLVMGAGPIGLVALLAARAFGAPRVAIVDVDEHRLSVARSLGADAAVRVSSRPDDVGEEVERIRAALGGAEIDVTLDCAGFSKTVATALGATRPGGKVCLVGMGHNEMTVPLTSAAVREVDVVGVFRYKDTWPLCIEFLRSGKVDVKPLITHRFGFSQREVEEAFEVSARGRDAIKVMFNL, via the exons ATGGGGAAGGGATGTCAAGggagcggcgtggcggcggccggcgaggtggaggagaacATGGCGGCGTGGCTGGTCGCCAAGAACACCCTCAAGATCATGCCCTTCAAGCTTCCGCCCCTCG GCCCCCATGACGTCCGTGTGCGCATGAAGGCAGTGGGGATCTGCGGCAGCGACGTGCACTACCTCAGG GAGATGCGCATCGCGCACTTCGTGGTGAAGGAGCCGATGGTGATCGGGCACGAGTGCGCGGGCGTGATCGAGGAGGTTGGCGCCGGCGTGAAGCACCTGTCCGCCGGCGACCGCGTGGCGCTGGAGCCCGGCGTGAGCTGCTGGCGGTGCCGCCACTGCCGCGGCGGTCGCTACAACCTGTGCGAGGACATGAAGTtcttcgccacccctcccgtGCACGGCTCGCTGGCGCACCAGATCGTGCACCCGGCGGACCTGTGCTTCAAGCTCCCCGACAGCGTGTCCCTGGAGGAAGGCGCCATGTGCGAGCCCCTCAGCGTGGGCGTCCACGCGTGCCGCCGCGCCGGTGTCGGGCCGGAGACGGCGGTGCTCGTGATGGGCGCGGGGCCCATCGGCCTCgtcgcgctcctcgccgcgcggGCCTTCGGCGCGCCGCGCGTGGCGATCGTGGACGTGGACGAGCACCGGCTCTCCGTGGCGCGGTCCCTCGGCGCGGACGCGGCGGTGCGGGTGTCGTCGAGGCCGGACGACgtgggggaggaggtggagcggaTCCGGGCGGCGTTGGGCGGCGCGGAGATCGACGTGACCCTGGACTGCGCCGGGTTCAGCAAGACGGTGGCGACGGCGCTGGGGGCGACGCGCCCCGGGGGGAAGGTGTGCCTGGTGGGGATGGGGCACAACGAGATGACGGTGCCACTGACGTCGGCGGCGGTCCGGGAGGTGGACGTGGTGGGCGTGTTCCGGTACAAGGACACCTGGCCGCTCTGCATCGAGTTCCTCCGCAGCGGCAAGGTGGACGTGAAGCCGCTCATCACCCACCGCTTCGGGTTCTCGCAGCGGGAGGTCGAGGAGGCGTTCGAGGTcagcgcgcgcggccgcgacgCCATCAAGGTCATGTTCAACCTCTag
- the LOC117859670 gene encoding dehydration-responsive element-binding protein 1I produces MCQIKQEPSSSCEPTSSSTAWTPPPPAATATRGKRPAGRTKFRETRHPVFRGVRRRGCAGGRWRWVCEVRVPGRRGCRLWLGTFGAPEAAARAHDAAMLALRGACGAAAAGCLNFPDSAWLLDVPPPAALRAEADVRRAVARAVERFMHLRPAADEDDMSATSERPPAAGDDDDANSAKRDGATPFELDVLSDMGAGLYYASLAQGLLVEPPASDDASCCDDPDCGDAVVPLWSY; encoded by the coding sequence ATGTGCCAGATCAAGCAGGAACCGAGCTCGTCCTGCGAGCCCACGAGCTCCTCCACGGcttggacgccgccgccgccggccgccaccgccacccgcggGAAGCGCCCCGCGGGGCGCACCAAGTTCCGGGAGACGCGGCACCCGGTGTtccgcggcgtgcggcggcgcggctgcgcgggggggcggtggcggtgggtgtGCGAGGTCCGCGTGCCGGGCCGCCGGGGGTGCAGGCtctggctcggcaccttcggcgcgcccgaggccgccgcgcgcgcccacgACGCCGCCATGCTGGCGCTCCGCGGGGcctgcggcgccgccgccgcggggtgCCTCAACTTCCCGGACTCGGCGTGGCTGCTCGACgtgccgccgccagccgcgcTCCGGGCCGAGGCCGACGTCCGGCGCGCCGTGGCGCGGGCCGTGGAGCGGTTCATGCACCTGCGCCCTGCAGCCGACGAAGACGACATGTCCGCCACGTCTGAgcggccgcccgcggccggcgacgacgacgacgctaaCTCCGCCAAGAGAGACGGGGCCACGCCATTCGAGCTCGACGTGCTCAGCGACATGGGCGCGGGCTTGTACTACGCGAGCTTGGCGCAGGGACTGCTCGTGGAGCCGCCGGCGTCAGACGACGCGTCGTGCTGCGACGACCCCGACTGCGGCGACGCTGTCGTGCCGCTCTGGAGCTACTGA
- the LOC117859669 gene encoding uncharacterized protein isoform X2 encodes MAAGPTPSATAASFRPPIPPPPPCFDYRAAVLADTRAAAAGNPALAGLVESGALVRVPRRRFGPVPAWRPPDFVEPEEVWILGTSHLSPESVADVERVLRAVQPDNVVVELCRSRAGIMYVSDASDEPLLKSNMFSLGGAKFFGAVNRSINLGGQSALALRLLLAVFSSKISSGANRPFGEEFRAARKVSEDIGAQLVLGDRPIEITLERAWKSLTWDQKTNLVISLFRGITATIDTPDGKTAVSPYELYEKLSTSYPSLLQPLIHERDMFLAWSLKRSKAVNKSKTVVGVVGKGHMNGIVYALISDQGDLRFRDLVGRESSDTWVTSLIKGLVRDTMIGLVLWALYEQLQAVL; translated from the exons ATGGCAGCGGGGCCCACCCCATCCGCCACGGCGGCGTCGTTCCGGCCgccgatcccgccgccgccgccgtgcttcgACTACCGCGCGGCCGTGCTCGCCGACAcgcgcgccgctgccgcaggTAACCCGGCGCTGGCCGGGCTGGTCGAGTCCGGCGCGCTCGTGCGCGTCCCGCGGCGGCGTTTCGGCCCGGTCCCGGCGTGGCGCCCGCCGGACTTCGTGGAGCCCGAGGAGGTCTGGATCCTCGGCACCTCGCACCTCTCCCCGGAGTCCGTCGCCGACGTCGAGCGCGTCCTCCGCGCCGTCCAGCCCGACAACGTCGTCGTCGAGCTCTGCCGGAGCAG AGCTGGGATTATGTACGTGTCCGATGCTTCCGACGAGCCGCTCTTGAAGTCCAACATGTTCTCTCTCGGTGGCGCCAAGTTTTTCGGAGCAGTCAACCGAAGCATCAACCTGG GTGGACAGAGTGCTCTAGCTCTGCGTTTGCTCCTCGCTGTTTTCTCTTCAAAGATCTCTTCCGGCGCGAATCGGCCATTCGGAGAGGAG TTTCGAGCAGCTAGGAAGGTGTCTGAAGATATCGGAGCTCAGCTTGTTCTTGGGGATCGTCCAATTGAAATAACT CTTGAACGAGCATGGAAATCCCTCACCTGGGATCAAAAGACAAATCTAGTAATTTCATTGTTCCGTGGAATTACTGCAACAATCGACACACCG GATGGGAAAACTGCTGTCAGCCCATACGAGCTATATGAGAAACTGAGCACATCATATCCCTCACTGCTGCAACCTCTCATACATGAACGCGACATG TTCCTTGCATGGTCACTGAAGAGGAGCAAAGCAGTGAACAAGAGCAAAACTGTCGTCGGAGTCGTAGGGAAGGGGCACATGAATGGCATCGTGTACGCGTTGATATCTGATCAAGGGGACTTGAGGTTCCGCGACCTTGTCGGTAGAGAATCATCTGATACATGGGTTACCTCACTCATCAAGGGCCTGGTCAGGGACACCATGATAGGATTGGTTCTCTGGGCTTTGTATGAACAGCTGCAGGCTGTGCTATAG
- the LOC117859669 gene encoding uncharacterized protein isoform X1 — MAAGPTPSATAASFRPPIPPPPPCFDYRAAVLADTRAAAAGNPALAGLVESGALVRVPRRRFGPVPAWRPPDFVEPEEVWILGTSHLSPESVADVERVLRAVQPDNVVVELCRSRAGIMYVSDASDEPLLKSNMFSLGGAKFFGAVNRSINLGGQSALALRLLLAVFSSKISSGANRPFGEEFRAARKVSEDIGAQLVLGDRPIEITLERAWKSLTWDQKTNLVISLFRGITATIDTPQDGKTAVSPYELYEKLSTSYPSLLQPLIHERDMFLAWSLKRSKAVNKSKTVVGVVGKGHMNGIVYALISDQGDLRFRDLVGRESSDTWVTSLIKGLVRDTMIGLVLWALYEQLQAVL; from the exons ATGGCAGCGGGGCCCACCCCATCCGCCACGGCGGCGTCGTTCCGGCCgccgatcccgccgccgccgccgtgcttcgACTACCGCGCGGCCGTGCTCGCCGACAcgcgcgccgctgccgcaggTAACCCGGCGCTGGCCGGGCTGGTCGAGTCCGGCGCGCTCGTGCGCGTCCCGCGGCGGCGTTTCGGCCCGGTCCCGGCGTGGCGCCCGCCGGACTTCGTGGAGCCCGAGGAGGTCTGGATCCTCGGCACCTCGCACCTCTCCCCGGAGTCCGTCGCCGACGTCGAGCGCGTCCTCCGCGCCGTCCAGCCCGACAACGTCGTCGTCGAGCTCTGCCGGAGCAG AGCTGGGATTATGTACGTGTCCGATGCTTCCGACGAGCCGCTCTTGAAGTCCAACATGTTCTCTCTCGGTGGCGCCAAGTTTTTCGGAGCAGTCAACCGAAGCATCAACCTGG GTGGACAGAGTGCTCTAGCTCTGCGTTTGCTCCTCGCTGTTTTCTCTTCAAAGATCTCTTCCGGCGCGAATCGGCCATTCGGAGAGGAG TTTCGAGCAGCTAGGAAGGTGTCTGAAGATATCGGAGCTCAGCTTGTTCTTGGGGATCGTCCAATTGAAATAACT CTTGAACGAGCATGGAAATCCCTCACCTGGGATCAAAAGACAAATCTAGTAATTTCATTGTTCCGTGGAATTACTGCAACAATCGACACACCG CAGGATGGGAAAACTGCTGTCAGCCCATACGAGCTATATGAGAAACTGAGCACATCATATCCCTCACTGCTGCAACCTCTCATACATGAACGCGACATG TTCCTTGCATGGTCACTGAAGAGGAGCAAAGCAGTGAACAAGAGCAAAACTGTCGTCGGAGTCGTAGGGAAGGGGCACATGAATGGCATCGTGTACGCGTTGATATCTGATCAAGGGGACTTGAGGTTCCGCGACCTTGTCGGTAGAGAATCATCTGATACATGGGTTACCTCACTCATCAAGGGCCTGGTCAGGGACACCATGATAGGATTGGTTCTCTGGGCTTTGTATGAACAGCTGCAGGCTGTGCTATAG